The genomic segment TGTCTTCGTTCACAGGAACATAGGCGCTGTAGAAGACCCGGCGCAGCGCAAAACGGCGGTACAGCGCCTCCGTCAGCCGCAGTATCCGCAGGTCGGGCTCCGGACTCGCCCCGACCACAAGCTGCGTGCTCTGTCCCGCCGGTGCGAAAAGCGGGGCGTTCCGGTGGCGCTCCCGCTCCACTTTCGACTCCCGCGCCCCCTCGCAAATCTGGCGCATGGGGCCGAGAATGGCCTCCCGCTTCTTTTGCGGCGCAAGGCATTCCAGCGAGCTTTCGCTGGGCAGTTCAATGTTCACACTCAACCGGTCCGCCACAAGGCCCGCGCGGGCAATCAGCGCGGGGTCCGCGCCGGGGATGGCCTTCAGGTGGATGTAGCCCCCGAAGCCGTGCTCCCCGCGCAGGGTCTCCGCCACCCGCACCAGCGCCTCCATCGTCCGGTCCGGGGTGGAGAAAATGGCCGAACTCAGGAAAAGCCCCTCGATGTAGTTGCGGCGGTAAAATCCCAGCGTGAGCGCCGCGAGCTCCCCCACCGTAAAAGTGGCGCGGGGGATGCTGTTGCTCCGCCGGTTCGCGCAGTACGCGCAGTCGTACACGCAATCGTTGCTCAGCAGCACCTTCAGTAGCGAGATGCACCGCCCGTCCGAGGACCAACTGTGGCAGATGCCCCCCAGCGCGGCATTTCCAACCGTGGTCCCTTCCCGTTTCCCGGAGGTGCCGCTGGAGACACAGGACACGTCATACTTGGCCGCCTCCGCCAGCACGGCCAGTTTCGCCTCCGTGTCCGGCGCCCGCTGTATGGCGGGGAAGGGTGTGCTCATGGGCGTTGCATCTCCACTGAAATAATATTCAGTATTATAGCGCAGACAAGTCGGTTACGCAAGCCCCGTCATCGGCGCAGCCCGTCCACTTTGTCCATGGTCCCCGCCAAAGAGTAGAATGCCGCACACCAACCTTGGGAGACTCCTGCAGTGCTTCGTGTGGCCGTCATCGGTTTGGGACCCATCGGAAACATCCATCTGCGCCATTATCAGGCGCATCCCCAATGCACCCTGGCGGGCTGCTGCGACATTATTCGCGGGCGGGCCGACGACGCCGCGGCACGTTTCGGCATCCCGGCGTTCTATGACGCCGGGGAGATGCTTCGCGACCTCCAGCCGGACATCTGCGGGATTTGCACCGGGGGCCACGAATACGGGAGCGACCATTACGGGCCCACCATGCAGGCCATTGCGGCGGGATGCCATGTACTGGGGGAAAAGCCCATTTCCAATGAAATCGGCCCGGCGGAGGAAATGGTCCGCGCCGCGCGGGACCGTGGGGTCTGCTACGGTGTGAACCTCAACCACCGTTTCACACGCCTCTCGGGCATCGCCAAGGAATGGGTGGACGCAGGGCGGCTGGGCCACCCCCTTTTCGTGAACATGTCCATGTGGATCAAGAACCCACGTGAGACGTCGCCCTGGTTTCAGATCAAGGCGCTGCACCCCCACACGGTGGACGTGATGCGGTACTACTGCGGCGACATCGCCCGCGTGCAGTGCTTTGCGGCCAGGGCGCCGGGGCGCGCCATCTGGTCCACGGCCCATTTCAACATGCAGTTTGCCAACGGCGCGGTGGGCGGGCTGACGGGGAGTTATGACATCGAGCGGGGGCATCCCATGGAGCGCTGCGAGGTGGCGGGCACCGGCGGGCGCTTTGTGCTGGACGACATGATGACGGAACTCACCTGGTATCCGGCGGGGGGCATGGAGAAGACGGTCATCACGAACACCCCCTTTGGCGATTTGCGGGAGAAGACCTTCGACGACACTTTCCGGAACCGCATCCACGCCTTCGCGGACCAGGTGGCGGCGGGCGCCAAACCGGAGGAGATAGACGGTTCCGGCGCCGAGGCCCTTGCGGCCCAGCGCGTCCTCGACGCCGCCATCCGGTCGGTGGAGCATGGCACGGTTGAGGAGGTGCCCGTTCCCAACGCCGCTGTGTGACCCATACCGGCGGGACGGCCTTTTCAGGAATCAGTTCAGACCCCGCCGCGTTTTGGGGGGGAGCATGCGCGGTGATTATTTCCTGTGCTATCCTATATTTATGGAGATTGACGGCATGGCCCTTTTGAAAATTGTTCATTATCCCGACGAGCCGCTTACCCGCAAGGCGGAGCCGGTCACCGAGTTTGGCCCCGAACTGGAACAGTTCGCCCAGGACATGGTGGAGACCATGTTTGAGAACGAGGGGGTTGGCCTGGCGGCGCCCCAAGTGGGGGTGTCCCGCCGGATGCTGGTGCTTTGCGAGCCGGACGGCGAGCCCATGTGCCTGGTCAACCCGGAACTATCCTGCATGGAGGGCCGGGAATACGGCGAGGAGGGCTGCCTGAGTCTGCCGCAGGTTTACGCCCGCGTTCCCCGCGCCGTGAAAATCCATGTGAAGGCGCTGGACGTGGAGGGGAACCCCTTCGAGTTCGAGGCGTCGGATTTCCTGGCGCGCATTATCCAGCACGAATGCGACCATCTGGACGGTATCGTGTTTCCCGACCGCCTTGACGTTTTCACCCGCGAGACGGTGCTTCAAGAGTGGGAGGAGAAGCGGGGCTGTCTTGCCGTGGACGCGGCGGCGGGCCGGTAGGCCATGCTGCTGAACGCGCCCAGCGTGGACCGCCTGGTCGAGGCGTTTCGGCGCCTTCCCGGCGTGGGGAAAAAGACCGCCGAGCGGTACGCCATGCACCTTCTCGGCGCGGACAACGCGGAGTCGTCCCGCCTGGCCGACGCCGTGCTGCGCGCGCGCGCGGCGGTCACCATGTGCGGCGCGTGCCGGAACCTCACTGAAACCGACCCGTGTCCGGTCTGCTCTGACGCCCGCCGCGACCGGACCCTGCTCTGCGTGGTCGAGCATCCCACCGCCGCCATCGCCGTGGAGAAGGGACGCGCCTACCGGGGTCTTTACCATGTGCTGCACGGCGTGCTGAACCCGCTGGACAACATCGGCCCGGACGAGCTTCACCTCGACGCGCTCTTCCGGCGTCTGGGGGAGGGGGAAATCCGCGAGGTGATTCTGGCGACCAACACCACCGCCGAGGGCGAGGCCACCGCGCTGTATATTTCAGGGAAGGTGACCGGCATGGGACTCAAAGTGAGCCGCATCGCCCACGGGGTTCCCATGGGCGGCGGGCTGGAATACGCCGACGAGGCCACCCTCGCCCACGCGCTGACAGGCCGGACGCCGTTCTAACTGGCAGCCCCCGCCATTCTGCCCGCCACTGCCCGCCGGATATGGTTTTCGATGCCGGTAATGTCGAGGTTCGCGATGAGCGCCCCCTTCTCCGCGTCCCACATGGGCTCGCCCTTGATGGTGACGCCGTATTTTGACTCGGCGCCCGCCACCACCTGCACCCAGGCCATGCCGAGGAGGAACTGCAGGGTCATGCCGCTGTCCTCGCTGGCGTCAATGCGCAGCACCGCCGTGGCGCGGTTCAGGTCAACCAGGTCGGCCACCAGGCGGATGTCGTGGATGCCCGGCAGAATCGGCATGATCCGTTCCTTCTGCTGCTCGAAAATCTCGGCCCAACTGTTGCCCGTCGCCTGCACCACCGCCGCCGCAAGGGTCAGCAGGTCACCGTTCCGGTTGTCCAGCATGGCTTCGACTTGGTGGCCGCCCGTAATCCTGAGCGGCTCGCTGGGCGGGGTTTGCTTCCAGTTTTCCGCCAGAACCTCCTCCACGCCGTCGGGGATTGGCATGGACGCGCGCAGTTGCAGGTTGCCCCGCTCCGGCAGCTCGATCCCCTGGCCGGTCCACTGAATCTGGGGAACGGCGGGAAGCCCCTGCTGGAGCGCCAGTTTTAGAATGGTTGGACCGCCGCGCTGCTCATTCACAAACAGGGTCAGGTCGGCCTTCCCGGTGGCGAAATTGGGCGCGGCCATCAGGGCCACCTCGCGGGGCAGGAAGGGTTCGATCCATTTTTGCGGGTTGACCGCCACGGGCAGTTGATTGTCGGGAATCTCCGTAGGGATCAGGGGCATGAGGATCGGAAGAACCGGCGCGGGGTTCACCACCAGCCAGAGCCGCGTCTTGGGCGTGGCCACGGTGTCATGCGAGACCACGGGGGAGGCGAAAGCGCCCGCGGACCTGGCGGCCATGGTTGCGGCAACAACCGCGCCAAGGACCAGCACCGCCAGCACGATGAGAACAATCAGGCATCCCTTTTTCACGGCATACACTCCAGTGTTGAATGGTTGCGGCCACGCGCAAGGCGTGTAATGCTAAGGACCGGACGGGGAACATGTCAATTTATTGGCAGAAATCAGCCGCCCAGTGCGCGGCGCAGCCGTCCCTCGAAACCGCCGAGGGTGTGCTCCGCGCGCACTTCGGAGCCGCGACGCTCCACCGCGCCCACAAGGGAAAAGCCATACGCCGAACCGAGGAACCCGGCCACCGCGTCCGCGGCGGCGGCGACGGCATTTTCCACATCCACGGCGGCGGCGGCGTTGCCGCAATCCAGGGTGAGCGCGCATTCCAGCGCGTCGTCCCGGACCAAATCGGCGGTGAACGTCCCGCTTTCCACCATCGAGGAGAGGTTCATGAGCCGTTCCCGGAACGATGCGTCCGCCCAGGGCGCCACCAGCCCCGCCAGGGCGCCCTGCATTTCCGCCAGCGCGCCGTTGCGGTTGTTAATGGCGATTTCCACGAAATGGTTTCCGGACACGCGGGGCGTGTCCAGGGGGGTGTAATTCGGGAACTGCTTTTCCGTCGCAATCTGCGCGTAGGGCGGGATGGAGAGCCGCCCCTCCGCCGTCAGTTTGCCCATTCCCTGCCGGACGAGCGCCGAGCCCTGCCACTCGATTGGGCGCAGCGAGTAGAAGAAACCGGCGTCCACCAGGCGCTCAAGAGATTCGCTGGTGGGATGCTCCCGGAAGAAGAGGGTGACCCCGTGGTATTCCGGCGAGCGCTGGTCGAAGAGGAAGGCCATCTCCCGGGGCATTTTGTGAATCCAGTCGAAGTCTATGGCGCGGGACTGCATCGAGGTGATTTTTGGGATGCCCGGCACAAAGCGCGTGGCGGCGGGCACCAGCCCGGACACATAGGACTGGACATGGGGCGGGCACACCACGGCGATGACCGCCGTGTCCGCCTTCACGAAGTCCCGGTGGCCCACCGCCGCGCCGGGACCCCGGAACAGCATGTACCAGGTGACAAAGGCCGCCAGCAGCACCCCCGGCAGACCCAGCAGGAGGGTCCTTTTGGACCCGGCAAGAAACTCGCGCACGGCGCCCGGTTTCTTCTCTCCTTTTCGGCGCGCTGTCTTCATGCGGCCTCCTTTGGGGGTGTGTCAGGCGCGGGAAGCGTTTAACGGGACTGGAGCGTCTTTGCCGTGGCCACGGACCCGATGTACTTGTCCACGCCTATCTGGTAATCCAGAATGGGGCTGCCCTTTCTGGTCTTTTTGCAGCGTTTCGCAATCCAGGCGTTCATGCGGGCGCGGAGCAGTTCGACGACGGCCGGCTCCTTTTCCGCGAGGTTCTCCTTCTCCTCCGGGTCCTCGATGAGATTGTAGAGCTCCACCGGCGGCTTGCCGTGGAAGTCGGGCTCGAGGGCGTCCCAGAATTTCCAGATGGGCGTGCGCC from the Candidatus Hydrogenedentota bacterium genome contains:
- a CDS encoding putative DNA modification/repair radical SAM protein — translated: MSTPFPAIQRAPDTEAKLAVLAEAAKYDVSCVSSGTSGKREGTTVGNAALGGICHSWSSDGRCISLLKVLLSNDCVYDCAYCANRRSNSIPRATFTVGELAALTLGFYRRNYIEGLFLSSAIFSTPDRTMEALVRVAETLRGEHGFGGYIHLKAIPGADPALIARAGLVADRLSVNIELPSESSLECLAPQKKREAILGPMRQICEGARESKVERERHRNAPLFAPAGQSTQLVVGASPEPDLRILRLTEALYRRFALRRVFYSAYVPVNEDNRLPVPMAAPPMLREHRLYQADWLLRFYGFTVDELLDESLPNLDESLDPKTSWALRHPEQFPVEVNTAAYETLLRIPGIGVKSARRIIAARRHGRLYHADLKVLGVVVKRACHFVLCGGKHAVEGGWNPLRTRELLTAPSRRALPQSGRPFQLELF
- a CDS encoding Gfo/Idh/MocA family oxidoreductase, which translates into the protein MLRVAVIGLGPIGNIHLRHYQAHPQCTLAGCCDIIRGRADDAAARFGIPAFYDAGEMLRDLQPDICGICTGGHEYGSDHYGPTMQAIAAGCHVLGEKPISNEIGPAEEMVRAARDRGVCYGVNLNHRFTRLSGIAKEWVDAGRLGHPLFVNMSMWIKNPRETSPWFQIKALHPHTVDVMRYYCGDIARVQCFAARAPGRAIWSTAHFNMQFANGAVGGLTGSYDIERGHPMERCEVAGTGGRFVLDDMMTELTWYPAGGMEKTVITNTPFGDLREKTFDDTFRNRIHAFADQVAAGAKPEEIDGSGAEALAAQRVLDAAIRSVEHGTVEEVPVPNAAV
- the def gene encoding peptide deformylase produces the protein MALLKIVHYPDEPLTRKAEPVTEFGPELEQFAQDMVETMFENEGVGLAAPQVGVSRRMLVLCEPDGEPMCLVNPELSCMEGREYGEEGCLSLPQVYARVPRAVKIHVKALDVEGNPFEFEASDFLARIIQHECDHLDGIVFPDRLDVFTRETVLQEWEEKRGCLAVDAAAGR
- the recR gene encoding recombination protein RecR is translated as MLLNAPSVDRLVEAFRRLPGVGKKTAERYAMHLLGADNAESSRLADAVLRARAAVTMCGACRNLTETDPCPVCSDARRDRTLLCVVEHPTAAIAVEKGRAYRGLYHVLHGVLNPLDNIGPDELHLDALFRRLGEGEIREVILATNTTAEGEATALYISGKVTGMGLKVSRIAHGVPMGGGLEYADEATLAHALTGRTPF